The DNA region GGCCTCGGCTACAGCGCCCGCGTCTTCGCCGAGAGGCTGCGCGCCGAAGGCTGGCGCATCGCCGCCACCTGCCGCGGCGAGGAGAAGAAGGCCGCCTTGGAGGCCGAGGGCATCGAGGCCTTCCTGTTCGACCGAGGCCGGCCGCTGGCCGACGCGCGGGCGGCGCTGGCCGGCACCACCCATCTGCTGGTCAGCGTCCCGCCGGACGGCAAGGGCGATCCGGTGCTGGATCAACACGCCCGCGATCTGGCCGACCTGCGCACGCTGGACTGGGCCGGCTACCTCTCAACCACCGGTGTCTATGGCGACACCGGGGGAGAATGGGTCGGCGAGGCGGCGTGGCTGAAGCCGACCGGCGAACGCCAGAAGCGCCGGGTGGAGGCCGAGCGCGGCTGGCTGAACTTGTACCGCCAGTATGGCGTGCCGATGCATCTGTTCCGGCTGGCCGGCATCTACGGTCCCGGCCGCAGCGCCATCGATTCGGTGCGCGACGGCACGGCCAGACGGGTGGACAAGCCGGGTCAGGTCTTCTGCCGCATCCATGTCGACGACATCGCCAACACCCTGCGCGCGTCGATGGACCGGCCGACGCTGGGCGCGGTCTACAATGTCGCCGATGATCTGCCGAGCCCGTCGCACGAGGTGGTGGAATATGCCTGCCGCCTGCTGGGGGTGGAGCCGCCGCCGCTGGTCCCCTTCGACCAGGCGGAGATGTCGCCGATGGCCGCCAGCTTCTACGCCGATTGCCGCCGGGTGAGGAACGACCGCATCAAGCGCCAGCTTGGCGTCACCCTGACCCATCCCGACTACCGCGCCGGGCTGGAGGCGCAGCTCGCCGCCGGACTGTAGCCGAAGAGTTGGGGAAAAGGTGACGCTGATATTACAAAGCAATGAACCGACATATTCCGGTAATCGCAAAATCCAGCCAAGGACACGACGGCGAACGGCAAGGGTTATTTAATAATCTCCCGTGATCATGGGCGTCCAGGCGACGACGATTCCGCGAGGTGTTGGACGCATGAGCAGCACGCCGACGGTCACGCCCTCCCTCCCCTCCGCCACACCGGCGGTGGCGAAGGACGCGGACAGGGAGAGGGCGGACACAAGCGCCTTCCGCCGCCAGATGGACGAGGTCGTGGCCCGCATCCCCATGCATGCCATCCGCTCGGTGCTGGACGCGGTCGAGGGGGCGGCCAGCCCGAATTCCGAACGGGCGCGCCATCTGCGCGAGGCGCTGGTCGACCATTTCAACCGCCTGCGGCCGATGAAGGCGCGGCGCCTGTTCACCAGCCTGTTCGAACCCTTCCTGGTCGACGACCCCATCCTCTACCGCTCGGGCGACTCGGTGCCGGCGCTGGTCCAGCGGGTGGATATGGGCGGCATCTGGACGGCGCTGACGCGCTACGCCTTCCCCGGCCTGGCGGCGGAGGTGCAGAGCCGGCTCGACGCCCTGTCGCGCGAGGCGATGCTGGACGCCGTTCTCACCTGCCCCGACGCGATGGTGATGCGCGAACTGATGCGCAAGGAGGCGCTCGACTTCCTCTACGCCATGGCCGGCGACCGCAAGCTGACCGACCGCTTCCTGGCGCTGGCCAACGAGGAGGCGCACCACGACGCGCGACTGCGCACCCAGTATCTTGGGCGCAAGGCGCCGATCGACAGCGACCTGCTGGGCTTCGTCCGCGCCCTGCTGGAGCACAACGCGGTGCTGGTGCCGCTGACCGAGCGCATGCGGCACGACATCGATGAAATGCGAAGGGGGGAGACGCAGGACGCCTCCGATCCCCGCTCCGCCGCCTATTCCGCCGAGGTCGATTGCCAGTCGGCGCTGATGGTCGGCTTCGTCCGCCGGGTGCGCGATCTCGGCCTGCCCTTCCGCGACCAGTCCCAGCTGCTGGCCTGGTTCGCCCCGCTCTACGGGCTGAACGTCAAGCGCCGCTACGACGTGTTCCTGCGCCATGTGCGCGAGCATGGCGGCCCGGCGGTCCGGGAATCGCATCCGCTGCCGCGCGCCCTGCTCTGCCATTTCACCGCCGCCTGCACCACGATCCGCGAGGTGGTGGACGGCATGTTCGGCGACATGGAGATCCAGGACGGCGGGGTGCTGTCGGCCCCCGTCCCGACCCGCGCCCTGCTGGGCGAGGCGGTGGACCGCTTCGACCGCGCGCTGACCGCCCTGTCCGGCATCGGCTTCCTCGCCAGCCGCACCACCGGCCCGGCCCTGAGGACGGAGTTGAACGCCGTCAGCCGCGAGTTGACCGGCACGGTGATGCCGGCGCTGGCCGCCCGGCTGCAGGCGGCGATGAACGCCCGCCACGCCCCGGTGCCCGACCATGAGGACATCGTCTGGCTGCTGGAGCTGGTGTGGCGCTGGGGCCGCTATCTCGGCAGCGCCGGCTACGCCAATCCGGAGTTGAGGTCGCTGCGCCTCTATGCGGTGGAGACCGGCCGCCTCGCCTTCATCCAGGCGATGAAGGCCGAGCCGCAAGAGACGCCCGGCCACCGCATGGCGCATCTGTTGCGCATCCGCCGGCTGATGGCGGCGATGGGCGAGACGGTGGACGGCTGGATCAGCCCGGTCAGCCAGGGGCTGCAACGGGTCGTCCACAGCTATCTGGAGGAGGTCGAGACGATCGCCGAGGATGAATGGGCGGTGATCGACGCCTTCGTCGCCAGCGTGCGCAGCGAACTCAGCCGGTCGCGCAACTGGCAGAGCGCCGACTTCGTCGACCTGCTGCGTCTGCATGAGGGCAGGCGGCGGGAGGCGTGACGGTCGCAGGCGCCCGTCCTCGGCCAAAGGGCTCGGCCAAAGGGCCTGGCCGCAACAATTTGGTTCGACCCACCCGTCGATGTGGTATGATGCGCGCCCGCTCGGGGCGGGACGGCCGGACAACGGCCCGCAACCCCGGTGGGCCCGCCAAAAAGTCATTCCTCCCGCCGAGACGACGCCAGCATGAACATCACCATCGAACGCGCCGCCCTTCTCCGTTCCCTGGGTCACGTGCAGAGTGTGGTCGAGCGGCGGAACACCATTCCGATCCTGTCCAACGTCCTGTTGCGCGCGGGCGACGGCGAACTGTCGCTGGCCGCCACCGACATGGACCTGGAGATCGTGGAGACGGTGCCGGCGACGGTCGGCCGCCCCGGCGGCACCACCGCCCCCGCCCACACCCTGTTCGACATCGTCCGCAAGCTGCCCGACGGCAGCCAGGTGGAGCTGGACATCGGCGGCGACGGCACCATCCTGACGCTGCGCGCCGGCCGCTCGCAGTTCAAGCTGTCCTGCCTGCCGGTGGAGGATTTCCCGCAGCTGTCCAGCGGCGACCTGAAGCATAATTTCTCGGTCCCCGCCGCCGACCTGCGCGGGCTGATCGACCGCACCCGCTTCGCGATCTCCACCGAGGAGACGCGCTATTACCTGAACGGCATCTATCTGCATGCGGCCAAGAGCAAGATGGGCGGGCTGGAGACGCCGGTGCTGCGCGCCGTCGCCACCGATGGTCACCGGCTGGCCCGGGTCGAGATGCCGCTGCCGGATGGAGCCGAGGGCATCCCCGGCGTCATCATCCCGCGCAAGACCGTCACCGAAATCCGCAAGCTGGTGGACGAGGCCGCCGACCGCATCGAGCTGTCGATGTCCGACAACAAGATCCGCTTCGGCTTCGACAGCGTCGTCGTCACCTCCAAGCTGATCGACGGCACCTTCCCCGACTATGAGCGGGTGATCCCGGTCGGCAACGACAAGGTGATGGAGGTCGACGCCAAGCTGTTCGCCGCCGCCGTCGACCGCGTCGCCACCATCTCCACCGAGAAGAGTCGGGCGGTGAAGCTGTCGCTGGTGCGCGGCGCCCTGACCCTGTCGGCGACCAGCCCGGAATCGGGCAGCGCCACCGAGGAGCTGGAGGTGAATTACGCCGAGGCTCCGCTGGAAATCGGCTTCAACTCCCGCTATCTGCTGGACATCACGCAGCAGATCGAGGGCGAGGGCGCCCAGTTCACGCTGGCCGACGCCGCGTCGCCGACCATCATCCGCGACGTCGCCGACTCCACCGCGCTCTATGTCCTGATGCCGATGCGCGTGTGATGGGGTTGCGGGGATCCTCCCCGCCCCTGGCGGAACGGACCAGTTGCAGCACACGGCAGTCTCGATGAGCGGCGGTACCCCGGCGTCCGCCGCGCCCCCTCCTTTGGCACCGGCGCTGGCCGTCCGGCGGATGACGCTGACGCGTTTCCGCGGCTACGACTCCGTGCGGCTGGAGCCCGACCATCGCCCCGTCGCCCTGATCGGGCCCAACGGCGCCGGCAAGACCAATCTGCTGGAGGCCGTCAGCTTCCTCGCTCCCGGCCGCGGCCTGCGCGGCGCGCGGCTGGCCGAGGTCGAACGGCTGGGCTCGCCCCCCGGCGCCGGCTGGGCGGTGGCGGCGACGCTCGACACCCCGCTGGGACCGGTGGAGATCGGCACCGGCCGCGAACCACATGACGGAAACCGCGCTTCCGACCGCGACCGCCGGCTGGTCCGCATCGACGGCCATCCGGCCAAGGGCCAGACGGCGCTGGCCGAGCATGTCGCCATGGTCTGGCTGACCCCGCAGATGGACCGCCTGTTCCTCGAAGGGGCGAGCGGACGGCGGCGTTTCCTCGACCGGCTGGTCTTCGGCTTCGATCCCGCCCATGCCGGCCGGCTGTCGCGCTACGAGCATGCCCTGCGCGAACGCGCCCGCCTGCTGCGCGACGGCCGCTTCGACGAGGGCTGGCTCGGCGCGCTGGAGGACCAGATGGCGACCACCGGCATCGCCGTCGCCGCGGCGAGACGCGAGGTGGTGCAGCGGCTGCGCGCCGCCTGCGCCCGCTCGATCGGCCCCTTCCCCGCCGCCGACCTCGCCGTCGCCGGCACGGTGGAGCGCTGGCTGGACGAGGGGCCGGCGCTGGCGGCGGAGGATTCGCTGCGCGACTCCTTGCGCTTGGGCCGCCGGGCCGACGCCGATGGCGGCGGCGCCACGCTGGGGCCGCACAAAAGCGACCTCGCCGTCCGCCATGCGCCCAAGGACATGCCGGCGGCGCTCTGCTCCACCGGCGAGCAGAAGGCGCTGCTGATCGCCATCGTGCTGGCCAACGCCCGGCTGCTGGCGGCCGAACGCGGCGCCGCGCCGATCCTGCTGCTGGACGAGGTCGCGGCCCATCTCGACCCCGAGCGGCGCGCCGCGCTGTTCGGCGAAATCCTGGCATTGGGCGCCCAGGCCTGGATGACCGGCACCGACGAGGGGATTTTCAACCCCTTGGGCGAGGATGCCCGCCGCTTCCGCATCGAAGACGCCCACATCCGCCCCGGATAGGGACGAAAAGCTGGGCGAAGGCCCGGAAAAAAAGCATGCTGACGCACGCTAAACCGCCGAATCCGCAACCGAATCTGTTATAGTCGACGCATGGCACAGGAAGCACTGAAGAACGACCTCCCGCAGTCGGAGCCCCAGCAGGCGGACTATGGGGCGGAGTCGATCACCGTTCTGCGCGGGCTCGATGCCGTGCGCAAACGCCCCGGCATGTACATCGGCGACACCGACGACGGGTCCGGCCTGCACCACATGGTGTATGAGGTGGTCGACAACGCCATCGACGAGGCGCTGGCCGGCTATTGCGACAAGGTCGAGGTCGTGCTGAACGCCGACGGATCGGTCACGGTGCGCGACAACGGCCGCGGCATCCCGACCGACATCCATCCGGAGGAAGGCGTCTCGGCGGCCGAGGTCGTTATGACCCAGCTGCATGCCGGCGGCAAGTTCAACCAGAACAGCTACAAGGTCTCCGGCGGCCTGCACGGCGTCGGCGTCTCGGTGGTGAACGCGCTGTCGGAGACGCTGGATCTGCGCATCTGGCGCGGCGGCCGGACCTGGAGCATGCGCTTCCGCCATGGCAACGCCGAGGCGCCCCTGGCCGATGTCGGCGAGGCGCCGATGGTGCCGGAGAAGGGCAAGCCGCTGTCGGGCACCGAAGTCACCTTCATGCCCTCGGCCGAGACCTTCACCAACATCGAGTTCGATTTCGCCACGCTGGAACACCGGCTGCGCGAGCTGGCCTTCCTCAATTCCGGCGTCCGCCTGCTGCTGACCGACGCGCGCGGGGTGGAGCCGAAGGTGCAGGACCTGCATTACGAAGGCGGCCTCGAGGCCTTCGTCAGCTGGCTCGACCGCTCCAAGACGGCGCTGCACAAGCCGGCGATCACCCTGAAGAGCGAGCGCCCGACCGAGCATGGCGGCGTGGTGACGGTGGAATGCGCGTTGCAGTGGAACGACAGCTACCACGAGACGACGCTCTGCTTCACCAACAACATCCCGCAGAAGGACGGCGGCACCCATCTCGCCGGCTTCCGCGCGGCGCTGACCCGCGCCATCAACAATTACGCGGCCGAATCCGGCATCGCCAAGAAGGAGAAGGTCAACCTGTCGGGCGACGACGCCCGTGAGGGGCTGACCTGCGTCCTGTCGGTGAAGGTGCCGGATCCGAAATTCTCCAGCCAGACCAAGGACAAGCTGGTCTCGTCGGAGGTCCGCCCCGTCGTCGAGGCGGTGGTGGGCGAGGCGCTGGCCCAGTATTTCGAGGAGCATCCGGCCGACGCACGCCGCGTCGTCCAGAAGGTGGTGGAGGCCGCCGCCGCCCGCGAGGCCGCCCGCAAGGCGCGCGAGATGACACGCAAGAGCTCGCTCAGCATGTCGTCGCTGCCGGGCAAGCTGGCCGACTGCCAGGAGCGTGATCCGGCCCTGTCGGAGCTGTTCATCGTCGAGGGCGATTCGGCCGGCGGCTCGGCCAAGCAGGGCCGCTCGCGCCAGTCCCAGGCCATCCTGCCGCTGCGCGGCAAGATCCTGAACGTGGAGCGGGCGCGGCTGGACAAGATGCTGTCGTCGGCGGAGATCGGCACGCTGATCGCCGCGCTGGGCACCGGCATCAGCGACGAGTTCAACGCCGAGAAGGCGCGCTACCACAAGATCATCATCATGACCGACGCGGATGTGGACGGCAGCCACATCCGCACCCTGCTGCTGACCTTCTTCTTCCGGCAGATGCCCGACCTGATCGAGCGCGGCTATCTCTACATCGCCCAGCCGCCGCTCTACCGCATCAAGCGCGGCAACGCCAAGGAACGCTATCTGAAGGACGACCGGGCGCTCGAGGAATATCTGGTCGAGGCGGCGCTGGGCGACCTGTCGGTCCGGCTGTCGGACGGCACTCTGCTGATCGGCGAGCAGCTGTCCAGCCTCGTCGAGCAGGCCCGCACCGCGCGGCCGGCGATCGACACGCTGTCGCGCAAGGTCGGCAACGCCATGGTGGTGGAGCAGGCGGCGGTCGCCGGCACCCTGTCCGCCGCCCTGGCCGACGACAAGGCGGCGGCGGAGGCCGCGGCGCAGGCGGTGGCGGAGCGGATGAACGCGCTGGACGCCGACGGCGGCTGGCGCGGCGAGGCGCTGCCCCAGGGCGGTTATGCCGTGATCCGCGCCCGGCGCGGCGTCACCCACCGCCACCTGTTCGACACCGACCTGCTGAAGAGCGGCGAGGCCCGCCGCCTCGACGGGTTGGCCGCCGACCTGAAGCGGGTGTTCGGCACCGCCGGCCAGGCCTTCGAGAAGCAGAAGGAAACCCGCGCCCTGACCGGTCCGGTCGCGCTGTTCGACGTGGTGATGGAGTTGGGCCGCCGCGGCGTCACCATCCAGCGCTACAAGGGCCTGGGCGAGATGAACCCGGACCAGCTTTGGGAAACCACGCTGGATCCGAGCAAGCGCTCGCTTTTGCAGGTCCGCGTCAACCACGCCGATCAGGCGGAGGAGGTCTTCTCCACCCTGATGGGCGACGTGGTCGAGCCGCGCCGCGAGTTCATCCAGGACAACGCGCTGAAGGTGTCGAACCTGGACGTGTGATCCACCCTGTTTGGTCAATTAAGCAAAGAATGAGAAACCGGATCCTAAGTTTGAGAAATTTTTAACCGTCCTATCATCGGAGACGACGGTATCCCTCTCCGGAAGCGGAGAGCGAGCAAAGAGGGCGGGGCCAAGATGGCTCCGCCCTCTCTGTTTGCGCTGCCGGTTCATCACCAACTCTATGTGGCCATGATCAGTACTCGAACCGAATCCGATCAGATCACCCGCTCACAAGCCTCTTTGGTGAGAGTCTGATCCGAAATTAAGTTGAGTGGTATCAGCCGGTTAGCTCGACAGCGTGGCCTTTCGGTGATTCAGGGGTTTCGCCAAAAACAACCGTGCATCCCCGATGTGGACTGAGAGGCTGTCCGGTAAAATATTGACGAGATTGGGCTCGAATTTTTTGCGGGCAACGGGGCGTTGCCGGGAGTGTTGATCCGATATCCCTTTACGGTGGTGGAGGCCTGTCATGCCATGCCCACACGATCCCTATCCGTCTGACCTCAGCGACGATGAATGGGAAGTCGTCGCACCTCTCTTTTCCAAGAGCGAAAGGCGGGGACGGAAGCCGATCTATGATCTGCGCCGGATCTTGGACGGCTGCTTCTATGTTTTGCGCGGCGGAATTGCTTGGCGGATGATGGCGCATGACTTGCCGCCGTGGCGCGTAGTCTACGATCACTTCAGCCAATGGCGCAAGACTGGCAAGTGGGAGCGGATCAATGAGGCCTTACGTGAGCGTTACCGCGTGAGTCGGGGGCGTGATCCCCAGCCGTCGGCCGCCGTCATCGACAGCCAATCGGTCAAGACGACCCAAATCGGCGGACCGCGCAGCTACGATGGCGGCAAGAAGGTCACAGGCCGCAAGCGCCAGATCCTGGTCGACACCGAGGGCATTCTACTCAAGGTTGTGGTTCATTCCGCTGATCTCCACGATAAGGCGGGCGGGATGCTCCTGCTCGCTTGGCTCCACCTCCTGTTCCCGCGGCTCGTTCTGGTGTGGTCCGACACCCATTATCAAGGCTTGAAGGCGTGGGCAAAAGGTCACCTCGGCTGGACGATCGAAGTCGTCAAGCATTGGTGGACCGGCGTTCGCGGCTTCTGGTGTGCACCCGGCCAGGAACCACCCGAAGTTCTCACTGGCTTTCACGTGTTGCCGCGACGTTGGGTTGTTGAGCGATGCTTTTCTTGGTTGTTGACAAACCGCCGCTTCGTCGTCGATTACGAACGTCTACCGAAAACAGACGAAGCTTTTATTTATATGGCGATGGGGCGAATTTTACTCCGCCGCCTCGCAAAAGCCCTCCCAAATTAGCCAAAAACTCGATCCACCTTTTACCGGACAGCTTCTTACTCCTCCGGGAAACGGACCGAAGCAATGAGAAAATCCT from Azospirillum sp. B510 includes:
- a CDS encoding SDR family oxidoreductase; amino-acid sequence: MTDPRLFVFGLGYSARVFAERLRAEGWRIAATCRGEEKKAALEAEGIEAFLFDRGRPLADARAALAGTTHLLVSVPPDGKGDPVLDQHARDLADLRTLDWAGYLSTTGVYGDTGGEWVGEAAWLKPTGERQKRRVEAERGWLNLYRQYGVPMHLFRLAGIYGPGRSAIDSVRDGTARRVDKPGQVFCRIHVDDIANTLRASMDRPTLGAVYNVADDLPSPSHEVVEYACRLLGVEPPPLVPFDQAEMSPMAASFYADCRRVRNDRIKRQLGVTLTHPDYRAGLEAQLAAGL
- the dnaN gene encoding DNA polymerase III subunit beta; translation: MNITIERAALLRSLGHVQSVVERRNTIPILSNVLLRAGDGELSLAATDMDLEIVETVPATVGRPGGTTAPAHTLFDIVRKLPDGSQVELDIGGDGTILTLRAGRSQFKLSCLPVEDFPQLSSGDLKHNFSVPAADLRGLIDRTRFAISTEETRYYLNGIYLHAAKSKMGGLETPVLRAVATDGHRLARVEMPLPDGAEGIPGVIIPRKTVTEIRKLVDEAADRIELSMSDNKIRFGFDSVVVTSKLIDGTFPDYERVIPVGNDKVMEVDAKLFAAAVDRVATISTEKSRAVKLSLVRGALTLSATSPESGSATEELEVNYAEAPLEIGFNSRYLLDITQQIEGEGAQFTLADAASPTIIRDVADSTALYVLMPMRV
- the recF gene encoding DNA replication/repair protein RecF gives rise to the protein MSGGTPASAAPPPLAPALAVRRMTLTRFRGYDSVRLEPDHRPVALIGPNGAGKTNLLEAVSFLAPGRGLRGARLAEVERLGSPPGAGWAVAATLDTPLGPVEIGTGREPHDGNRASDRDRRLVRIDGHPAKGQTALAEHVAMVWLTPQMDRLFLEGASGRRRFLDRLVFGFDPAHAGRLSRYEHALRERARLLRDGRFDEGWLGALEDQMATTGIAVAAARREVVQRLRAACARSIGPFPAADLAVAGTVERWLDEGPALAAEDSLRDSLRLGRRADADGGGATLGPHKSDLAVRHAPKDMPAALCSTGEQKALLIAIVLANARLLAAERGAAPILLLDEVAAHLDPERRAALFGEILALGAQAWMTGTDEGIFNPLGEDARRFRIEDAHIRPG
- the gyrB gene encoding DNA topoisomerase (ATP-hydrolyzing) subunit B, whose translation is MAQEALKNDLPQSEPQQADYGAESITVLRGLDAVRKRPGMYIGDTDDGSGLHHMVYEVVDNAIDEALAGYCDKVEVVLNADGSVTVRDNGRGIPTDIHPEEGVSAAEVVMTQLHAGGKFNQNSYKVSGGLHGVGVSVVNALSETLDLRIWRGGRTWSMRFRHGNAEAPLADVGEAPMVPEKGKPLSGTEVTFMPSAETFTNIEFDFATLEHRLRELAFLNSGVRLLLTDARGVEPKVQDLHYEGGLEAFVSWLDRSKTALHKPAITLKSERPTEHGGVVTVECALQWNDSYHETTLCFTNNIPQKDGGTHLAGFRAALTRAINNYAAESGIAKKEKVNLSGDDAREGLTCVLSVKVPDPKFSSQTKDKLVSSEVRPVVEAVVGEALAQYFEEHPADARRVVQKVVEAAAAREAARKAREMTRKSSLSMSSLPGKLADCQERDPALSELFIVEGDSAGGSAKQGRSRQSQAILPLRGKILNVERARLDKMLSSAEIGTLIAALGTGISDEFNAEKARYHKIIIMTDADVDGSHIRTLLLTFFFRQMPDLIERGYLYIAQPPLYRIKRGNAKERYLKDDRALEEYLVEAALGDLSVRLSDGTLLIGEQLSSLVEQARTARPAIDTLSRKVGNAMVVEQAAVAGTLSAALADDKAAAEAAAQAVAERMNALDADGGWRGEALPQGGYAVIRARRGVTHRHLFDTDLLKSGEARRLDGLAADLKRVFGTAGQAFEKQKETRALTGPVALFDVVMELGRRGVTIQRYKGLGEMNPDQLWETTLDPSKRSLLQVRVNHADQAEEVFSTLMGDVVEPRREFIQDNALKVSNLDV
- a CDS encoding IS5-like element ISAzs16 family transposase: MPCPHDPYPSDLSDDEWEVVAPLFSKSERRGRKPIYDLRRILDGCFYVLRGGIAWRMMAHDLPPWRVVYDHFSQWRKTGKWERINEALRERYRVSRGRDPQPSAAVIDSQSVKTTQIGGPRSYDGGKKVTGRKRQILVDTEGILLKVVVHSADLHDKAGGMLLLAWLHLLFPRLVLVWSDTHYQGLKAWAKGHLGWTIEVVKHWWTGVRGFWCAPGQEPPEVLTGFHVLPRRWVVERCFSWLLTNRRFVVDYERLPKTDEAFIYMAMGRILLRRLAKALPN